From Megalops cyprinoides isolate fMegCyp1 chromosome 18, fMegCyp1.pri, whole genome shotgun sequence, one genomic window encodes:
- the LOC118793410 gene encoding dihydropteridine reductase-like, which produces MAAAGAHRVIIYGGKGALGSRCVQYFKSKGWWVGSIDIASNEDADANVLVQLSDSFTDQAEQVTADVSRLLGETKVGAILCVAGGWAGGNASDTALYKSADLMWKQSVWTSVIAAHLATKHLKEGGLLTLPGAKASLAGTPGMIGYGMAKAAVHQLCKSLAGDDSGLPSGAVAVAILPVTLDTPMNRKWIPDADFGSWTPLDYVAETFFNWATGMGRPLSGSLMHLVTSGGKTVATPAL; this is translated from the exons ATGGCAGCTGCCGGAGCGCACCGAGTTATCATCTATGGAGGAAAAGGTGCTCTGGGCTCAAGATGTGTCCAGTATTTCAAGTCCAAAGGCTGG TGGGTCGGGAGTATTGACATCGCATCAAATGAAGACGCGGACGCGAACGTGCTCGTCCAGCTGTCTGACTCTTTTACCGATCAAGCGGAGCAG GTGACAGCAGATGTCTCTCGCTTGCTGGGGGAGACAAAAGTGGGCGCCATCCTGTGCGTGGCTGGTGGGTGGGCCGGCGGAAATGCCAGCGACACAG CTCTGTACAAAAGTGCTGACCTGATGTGGAAGCAGAGCGTCTGGACGTCCGTCATCGCTGCTCACCTGGCTACAAAGCACCTGAAGGAAGGTGGCCTGTTGACCCTGCCAGGAGCCAAGGCATCGCTGGCCGGAACTCCCG GTATGATCGGATATGGCATGGCCAAGGCAGCTGTTCACCAGCTGTGTAAGAGTCTAGCAGGGGACGACAGCGGCCTGCCCTCCGGCGCCGTGGCAGTGGCCATCCTACC CGTTACCTTGGATACTCCAATGAACAGGAAGTGGATACCGGATGCAGACTTCGGTTCCTGGACACCGCTGGACTACGTGGCCGA AACCTTCTTCAACTGGGCAACAGGGATGGGCCGCCCACTGTCAGGAAGCCTGATGCATCTGGTGACGTCCGGGGGAAAGACAGTAGCCACGCCTGCACTGTAG